A window of Roseovarius sp. THAF27 contains these coding sequences:
- a CDS encoding FAD-binding oxidoreductase produces MEIMPVHMEPTRSGWYAALGDRSDALSLASDITCDYLVVGGGWMGVHAARRLGELAPEARVVLVDAGRIGDGAAGRCAGFAIDLAHNPRNKHFAEDRQGNEEEYHVNTEGIAYMRASVEELGVSCEWDPSGKYHAAATDRGRRCLEDMSNALTQIGKSHRWVARDEIQSITGSGHYHSAIHTPGTVLLQPAQYLTGLAALLPENVEIYEKTPVTGIEQLPQHHVCQTPSGQIRTRNILLCNAAYLTKCGFFPHTAIPVYTYASMTRVLSQEELKVVGARGPFGVIPAESFGTTMRLTADRRLFLRNVYSYGRGFQSRQSDVDHARKHHQVAFDRRYPELSSIGYEHTWGGLLTLSHNGGMVFGELADRVYGAAFCNGTGVARGAAFGKALAELALGQTSRTIDILNNRPKPTYGMPEWLTEIGVRATTAYRFFRAGKET; encoded by the coding sequence ATGGAAATCATGCCTGTTCATATGGAGCCGACGCGCTCTGGGTGGTATGCGGCCTTGGGTGACCGCTCTGACGCGCTCAGCCTCGCCTCCGATATCACCTGCGATTACCTGGTGGTCGGAGGAGGCTGGATGGGCGTTCACGCAGCTCGCCGTTTGGGTGAGCTGGCGCCCGAAGCTCGCGTGGTCCTGGTCGATGCCGGGCGCATTGGTGATGGAGCGGCCGGCCGCTGTGCAGGGTTTGCCATCGATCTGGCACACAATCCGCGCAACAAGCATTTTGCCGAAGATCGCCAAGGCAACGAGGAAGAATACCACGTCAACACCGAGGGCATTGCCTACATGCGTGCCTCTGTGGAAGAGCTTGGTGTCTCCTGTGAATGGGATCCGTCTGGCAAGTATCATGCCGCGGCGACGGATAGAGGGCGTCGCTGCCTTGAGGATATGTCCAACGCATTGACTCAGATTGGTAAATCGCACCGCTGGGTTGCGCGGGATGAAATCCAATCAATTACCGGATCGGGTCACTATCATTCGGCGATACACACGCCGGGCACGGTTCTATTGCAACCGGCGCAATATCTTACCGGTTTGGCTGCGCTGCTTCCCGAAAATGTCGAGATCTACGAGAAGACACCGGTCACAGGCATAGAACAGCTGCCGCAACACCACGTGTGTCAGACACCGAGTGGCCAGATCAGGACACGCAACATCCTCTTATGCAATGCGGCGTATCTGACCAAGTGCGGCTTTTTCCCACACACGGCCATCCCGGTCTACACCTACGCGTCGATGACGCGAGTGTTGAGCCAGGAAGAGTTGAAAGTCGTCGGGGCGCGCGGACCTTTCGGTGTCATTCCGGCCGAAAGCTTCGGAACGACGATGCGGCTGACGGCGGACAGACGTCTCTTTTTGCGCAACGTCTATTCGTATGGTCGCGGCTTCCAGTCGCGTCAAAGCGATGTTGATCATGCGAGGAAGCACCATCAGGTGGCCTTCGACAGACGTTACCCGGAGCTTTCCTCTATAGGCTACGAGCATACCTGGGGTGGGCTTCTAACTCTCTCGCACAATGGCGGCATGGTGTTCGGCGAACTGGCTGACAGGGTCTACGGCGCTGCCTTCTGCAATGGCACCGGGGTTGCCCGTGGCGCCGCTTTTGGCAAGGCATTGGCGGAGCTGGCACTCGGTCAGACCAGCCGCACGATCGACATTCTCAACAACCGCCCAAAGCCCACTTACGGCATGCCCGAATGGCTGACCGAGATCGGGGTTAGGGCAAC
- a CDS encoding LysR substrate-binding domain-containing protein, with protein MSGLRKLLPSANALLVFEAAARLHSFKGAAEELNVTQPSVSHTIKSIEARLGTQLFERGNRGVRLTRAGSELMADLSPALRQIESRLRAIADREGHTITVAASTSASAQWLLPTTAQFQRAHPGVSVRILTTDRNVEPGDGVDLTIRRGPADWDRANCWRISEEILYTICSASYLEKSGPVRGLEDLMNHSIIHNAEPYRNRMQWKEWLSLQGHNLTLPETLTLNDYQLVIQACIAGEGIALGWSFTTQRLVDQGILLKPLDNEVVTDHAFYVLGPKYAELSRNKMRYINWISNHAA; from the coding sequence ATGTCTGGACTCAGAAAACTCCTCCCTTCGGCCAATGCACTTCTTGTCTTTGAGGCTGCTGCACGGCTGCACAGCTTCAAAGGGGCTGCAGAGGAATTGAACGTGACCCAACCAAGCGTCAGCCACACCATCAAGTCGATTGAGGCGCGCTTGGGAACGCAACTCTTTGAACGAGGGAATCGCGGGGTTCGTCTAACCAGGGCGGGATCGGAATTGATGGCCGATCTAAGCCCAGCCCTACGCCAGATCGAATCCAGATTGCGTGCAATAGCGGATCGTGAGGGTCACACGATTACCGTCGCCGCATCGACGTCAGCGTCGGCGCAATGGCTTTTGCCCACAACGGCCCAGTTTCAGAGAGCTCACCCCGGTGTAAGTGTCCGGATATTGACGACAGACCGGAACGTCGAACCAGGGGACGGTGTCGACCTGACTATCAGGCGGGGCCCGGCGGACTGGGACAGAGCGAACTGTTGGCGGATTTCCGAAGAGATACTCTACACGATCTGCAGCGCCAGTTATCTTGAGAAGTCAGGTCCAGTACGCGGCCTCGAAGATCTAATGAACCACTCCATCATCCACAATGCCGAACCGTATCGCAACCGCATGCAGTGGAAGGAATGGCTAAGCCTTCAGGGGCATAATTTGACGCTGCCCGAAACATTGACGTTGAATGATTATCAGTTGGTCATCCAGGCGTGCATTGCCGGAGAAGGTATAGCCTTGGGTTGGTCGTTTACGACGCAGAGACTCGTCGACCAGGGAATACTGTTGAAGCCGCTGGACAACGAAGTTGTCACCGATCATGCCTTCTATGTCCTCGGACCGAAATACGCAGAGCTATCCCGCAATAAGATGCGCTATATCAATTGGATAAGCAACCACGCCGCTTAG